aaaatctaagACCGAacgaaataaaaaattgaaaaatcacGGGTTAATGTCATGCTTGGTGGGTGAGCCAAATGGTTATTAACGACTAATAAATTGATGGCCAATAAAGAAAGTCTtaaatctataaaaaaaaaatttgataaattGAACGACTAAGCTTTTAGATCATATTGTGAGTTGAGACAAAGTGATGTTTATCTTTATTCAAGAATTTCATGGTTGGTCGTCATATTGGAATTAGCATGTTTTTTTAAGGGATTGTTTTGGAGTAAAATTCTAATTATTCCATCATGGACTTTTGCTTCCTTCCCATTATAGAAGCAGGCCTTTCTTATGGCCCTAACATTTATCATGAGTCAACTTTCATCCCTtatgaggattttttttttgggtgaatgatCCCTTATGAGTTGATTAGGTATTAGGCTTTGAAATACattaaaaagaaagggggaggggggagagttTTCTGACTGGGAGCATGACCCCAACACCAACGTGGAAGTCAATGGGAGCATGCATAGAAACATCAATCAACATTGGCGGAatttccatctttcttgggGGCAGTATAATTATTTCATGAGGGCTTGTGTTTGGATGCAGAAGCCACATTCCCAGATAGGCTCCATTTTACGTGAATGACACTTATTTAGATCCTTAAGAGATGGAGTTTTCATTCGCCCCATGGTGAAGGAAGAATCCCCTCACCATGGCCATTTAAACCCACATGTTATTTGTAACCATGAACAATAAGGTGTGGGAATAATTAATGAATTAAAGATGCAATCATAGGATTACATCATCAGTGATTCAGTGGAGAAggaacttttctttctcttagttgaaggaaaacttagcTGTTAcgtgttatttatttttccaaaGTTTTCTTGATAAAGTCCTCCCTCCTCAAATGCACAAAAGATCCCATTTGAGAGGTACCCCACATGTTCTTGTATGAAACATTTATCCATTATATGATTATATaagatgggagaaagaacgccatcCTGTTGTGCTGACACGTCGTCCTTGTGCGTTGATAGATGGGCATGCGAAATAACAGTAGCACCCCCTTGAAACCCCAAAAATGACCAAGGATGCACAATCATTTTGCGTGCCACTATGTCAAGGTGCAAGGATGTCGTGCACTGCACAATCGGATGGCTTGCTTTTTCCCATATAGTATAAAGATATGCTTGGCAGGTAAGAAATGGAttgagaaaaaaagataaatatacggaaaaagattctctctctctctctctctctccttttcatgTGAAATGACCTCACTACCCTCCCATATACAAAACCTTTCAATCAGACCTCACCGGTGCATTCatctatgccgcttgctcaaagaaccctctcccaaaactTAAGGACAAAAGAGCTTGTCTGGGAACATGActcctatgcccagacacaagacCTTGCGAAATCCCCATCttcatgaaaggcaaaaatcttgCCATTGTTGATGCTTCTGCATACACTCCCATGGGCTCCGCACTAACATAGGATCACACTTTGAgctatgtttggttggcaagaaatggataaaaaagaaaaataaaaattcaaaaattttttttttttttgaatttaaaaaagagagagaaacacataaatcaatcgTTGTATCATCATAGTTTTTatcatattatatatttttttcttttctttttattattattttttccaaaCATGGGTAACAATTATGCACAACGCTAGctcaaaaaatgaaattgcataaCCCTTTTACATATATCACGTTCATGTTAGGGAATGATATGCCACAAATTAATGCTTCGCTCCCTATATCAAATTGCAATGTAGGAACCTCTCCCACCAAATATATAACAAAATTAGGCCCAAATGTTCTTTATGTTGAGAAAGTAGGCTGCCCATACAAATGGGGTAGATGAAATGACCATCTACCCCTAAATGACaggtccatgtgtctgggcacaggctaCGCTGCCGTACAGAAAACATCAGCCCCAAAATTAGAGTATCATTTTGTCTTCACCACAATCAAGTTCTTGCAAATGGATTCCACCCAAGACCGTACCTATAAATCCAAATGCCTAATATCCAATCCACATCTTTTACTTGCTGCCCAAGGCTCCATCTCTACGTTATTACTGGTCTCCCATTTTCCCATGCTGTTCCGTATTATTGGTTGCAACGTAAGCATATTCTTTTTTGCTGACATCCAGGGAAAAAGATATcgtttatgaaaaaaaaaaaaaaacttaattagATCTATCATTTATGGTCCTACTAGATTTTATGAACAGTGATTATTGTTAAGActcaagagaaagaaaagaatgtaaccagattttttatttttttatttggcagGAAAAACCCTGCTAACAAGGCAAAGTTACAAGGTCACATAGGGCAAAAGGCAAAGTATAGATTCAAGAAGATTATGTAACAAGGCAAAGTTACAAGGTCTCATCATCTATTTTGAATGTATCTTAAACATTTTCATATGTATCATTAGTGTATTttgttcttttatctttttttttttggggtaaatttAGTGTATCTTGTTCCAAATATATAATTAATGTATCTTGTGTTTCTTCATATTGTATGatatatctcttaaaatcatTTTTCTGATACGATACTCAATAGTCCTATACTGATACTTCAAATCTTCACCATCGGCAcagacaaatttttttttctaagagatgagaaaagagataaaatcaaaagtaaggCGAATAAAAAAGACTAACACCAGAAGGAGAGAGTTTCTTACAATGGTAGTATAAGAAGAAATTTATTCACTACAACCAATGAAGGGTTggaaaataatatcatccatATGATGCCCACATGATCTCAAGAGAGGGGCCGTGGTCGTCTGATATATTTGACTCTTGAATTAATTGTcaattttcaaagaaaaatgaTGATCTACGTACAGTAATACAGTAATCAAGATCATCATTCATTTTGATCTTAAACAGATCGAGGGCAGatttaattttgtttgatgGAATGCGATACATGCAACCAATGCAACTTAGATGAACTCACCAAGTCATTCCTCGACTAAAAGAGACGACTTTGATTGACTTTAAAGCggagaataaaataaagtaattaaagaaagaaattttttttttgttttgtttttggggtaAGAAACTAAGAATGACTAAAGAAAGAAGTCTGTacggaaaagaagaaattgataAATGAGATATGGTGATGGGAGGTGGCTTTCCATGTGAATATGAATTTATGGTTTGGGTTTCTCTCTGTTCGGCTACTCTAATTATAAAATGGGAAACAGAGGAGGAACATAGAAGGACCAGAAGCGAATGGAACGTTTTTCATATCTTCTGCTGTGATTATCCCATCTTAGGAAGATGACTCGTTTTTTTTTCCTCAGGACTGTTAAGCTTACCTTTGAGAGAAGCGATTATGGATTCTGTGATCTCATCCTTTATTAGTACTACTTCCTAGCTCTACCACTACTATTTCTTACCTTGAAAGCACTTCTCAGCTTTGTGTGATTTGAAGAAACTTCAGAAGCTTTGGATTATTGGACCTTTGAGGTGAGTTGGGTATGAAGGTTCTTATGCTTCTTTGCTTTCTGACTTCTGTTCCTGTTTCATTTTGTGATCCTTTTTTTTAgtaattctttccttttcttgtacCCTTTGTTTCTGTCCTCTTGAATTTTGTTTGAGATGATCATGTATGAGGAAAAGTACATTCTTTTTGCAATGTTAGGTTGCCATTTATTCTTTCTTTATAGGTATCTTTAATGGCTATGACTGTGAGACTAGTCGTGGCAGAGTCTCTAGGACATGGGCTTGGGAATTTTTTAGAAGTGGGAAATTGCGTTTGGAAGTTTCTATCTCTATATAATTTCTTCATGTTTCTGTTGCTTAATGTTTTGTCGATGGCCGTTCTTCATGCTTATTGAATCTCATATATGTATTCACAATCACTTATCTCAGAATTAGACAATTTGGAAGTTGCAGTTTTGAATTACTTGGAGAATATGGGGAAGACGATTCAGATTTCTGGGTTCCCTACTGATGTCACTGCAGAAGCAGTTAAGGAATTTTTAGAGCGTTATACTGGAAATGGAACTGTTTATGCACTGAAAATCAGGATCCAGAATCCAAGATCAAATAGGCGGAATTTTGCTTTTGCTACTGTGCAATTTACAACTGCTGGAAGTGCTGAAATTATAACCTCCTTGGTAAATCGGCCCTTGCAACTGTATTATGGAACTACTTATTTGAAGGTTTGGGATGTGGAACGTGATATAGTACCCAGGCCAAGGCCCTCAATTCTCACTTTGGAGCATACAAAACTGCATTTTGGCTGTCAGGTTTCAGGTGATCAATTCTATGTTCTCTGGTCAGGGCAGGATGTTATGGTGAACTTTGGTTTTGAGCTGCGGAAGATATACTTCTTCTTGTCTTATGGCGGAGTAGAATATAAGCTTGAACTCTCTTATGAGAACATCTGGCAAATCCAGCTTCGTCGTCCTAGTAGACAAAATACAAACAAGTTTCTCCTAATTCAGGTATGCTCCCTCAGAAGTAGTTTTGTTATTGCTACTTATATCTCTTTGATCTTGATTTTTTATATTGCTTGGATGGATTGAAGATGTCATTGTTCCTGTAATGGTTGCAATTCTGTTATTGTGATATGTCCCAGCTCCTAAAGCCACTAGATCACAAGGCAAGGGAACTATCATCTTTTGATTCAGTATTAACCAAACATCCTAGAAGTTTTATGGAGTTATTTAGTGATTTTCCACATGAAGAGAGATTAAAGGGGTATGGTACCAAGTAAATTTGGATGTAATCTTACATTGGCAATTGGAGTTCTGTGTGCATGATTTCAGACACCATAAATTTGTCAACATTAATACAAAATTTATAGATGTACCTACACTGATAGTTAATTTTATGTGGATATTCTAGTCATGTCTGCGATCAGTAGGAAATCTCATCTACAATGGTTTGGTTCATGTAGTTGGTGACCCACAATTCATTACCTCAAAAACTGGTAAGTTGAACTACCCATGCAGAGCAGGCTACGCAAAGGTTTCCTTTGCATCTGTGATGCAATGGTACAGCTCTCCATTATGGAATTTATCATCCTGAGATGCTATCTATTAAGCTGGTATTTATTTATCAGGCTTtgcatctttttcttctcaccAATGTCTTACTCTATCTTTTGATTTGGATGAATCAAATAAGCTAGGGACACCGACAAGATTTACCATATTTGTTAATCTCTCATTCTTCATATACTACTCAGTTATTTGTCTTGTTCTTTGCTATACGGAGTCTTATGAAGAGAGCTGCTTTCTTCATGTCAGCTAGAAATCTACTGCTCCAAGCAGGGTTCAGTCCAGACATTAAAAATTTAGAACAATTTTgcacaatgataatttttaaaaaaatatatacaaataaAATGCAAATGAATCCAGATGAATGCTAACTTATATTTTTTAAGTATTAGTAGGGATTTGAAAGTAAAATGTAATTGACaaattacatttttttcttttggttacTAATCTgtagttctttttttattttttatgattaaacTTTTTTGTGGACACAAGCTTATTGTAAGTTTCCAAGTGATTTAAATCCTATATCTACAACCTCATTGGCTCAAGCTTTCAACTCTAAGTTCTTCTGCTTGCAATTTACCATTTTTACTGCAAAGTTATGTACTTCTACAATAATGTCACTGCTTTTAATATTCGTAGTCTTTCACAAAGCTTTTGAGTGAAGACAGCTGACATAACTTCTTCAACTTTTAGGTGCTTGGAGTTCCTCTGATCTATGAGAAAGCTGTACTCTCTTCAGCGTTTCCATATGAAGATCCTGTTTTAAACTATGTTAAGGATTCTTCAAATGATCAGTGGGATAGAGCAACAGATTTCACTCCCTCATGTTGTATTGGGCAATCTTCCGCCTTGTGCTTGGAACTTGATTACAGCTGTGCGCTTCTGGATTTCAAGGAACATTTTGTCTACTATAAAGAAGATGAAGGTCAGTTCATTTTGAAGAGTGGATCAGCTTTCTCTCGTAATTTGGATTTAGTCCCCATCGTTGGCCCTCCTGATGTTCCTGAGTTGCAGAGATTTCCATACGAAATTCTCTTTAAGGTGTGTTACTTGGTTCAGAATGGGTGCCTTGCAGGGCCAACACTTGATGtcaattttttcaagttggttCATCCTGCATTTTTTCCAGTTAAGTACATAGAGCTTGCCCTGGAGAAGCTGTATCATTTAAAAGAGTGCTGCTATGAACCTGTGAAGTGGCTGCATGAGCAATATGGTAAATACCGTAGATCCAATCGTCTGCCTAattctccttctatttccttAGATACTGGCTTGGTATATGTACGCAGAGTTCAAATAACCCCTAGTAAAGTGTATTTTTGTGGTCCGGAGGTTAATGTATCGAATCGTGTGCTACGCAACTACACTAACTATGTTGATAATTTTATTCGGGTATCTTTTGTTGATGAGGATTTTGATCAAATGCATGCAACCGATTTATCTCCACGTACGACTGAAGAAAGGCGTACTGGAATTTATAAAAGAATTCTTTCTACATTAAGAAATGGCCTGGTTATTGGAGAAAAGAGATTCGATTTTCTTGCCTTTTCATCGAGTCAGTTACGTGATAATTCCACATGGATGTTTGCGGAAACAGACGATGGGCTTACAGCAGCAAGGATAAGAGATTGGATGGGTGATTTTCGTGGGATAAGAAACGTGGCAAAGTATGCTGCTAGATTGGGCCAATCTTTCAGCTCTTCCACAGAAACTCTTACCGTTTTTAAGCATGAAGTTGAGAGTATCCGTGACATAGAGCTGGAAAGAGGACAGATAAAATATGTTTTCTCAGATGGGATTGGAAAAATTTCTGCTGATTTTGCTGATAGAGTTGCAGAAAAATGTGGCTTAAAAGGTTCTCCTTCTGCCTTTCAAATAAGATATGGTGGCTACAAGGGTGTTGTGGCTGTAGACCCTACATCAACAATGAAATTATCCTTGAGGAAGAGCATGTGTAAGTATGAATCAGAAAATATAAAACTAGATGTTCTTGCATGGAGCAAGTATCAACCTTGCTTCCTCAATCGTCAGATAATTACTCTTTTGTCAACACTTGGTGTGAGAGATCATATTTTTCAAGAGAAGCAAAAACAGGCTGTAAACGAACTGGATGCTATTCTAACTGATTCATTGAGGGCACAGGAAGCACTTGAGCTGATGTCTCCAGGTGAAAGCAGTAATGTTCTCAAGGAAATGTTGATGTGTGGTTATGAGCCTCATGCTGAACCATTCCTTTCGGTGATGTTACAAACATTCCGGGCAGCAAAGCTGCACGAGCTGCGGACAAAGACAAGGATATTTCTTCCAAATGGAAGATCACTGATGGGATGTCTGGATGAAACTCGAACCTTGGAATATGGGCAAGTATTTGTTCAAGTTTCTAGTATTGGGCGCATGTTTGGCGGAAATAAGTTGGGccagaaaaaaattattaaggAAACGGTAGTTGTTGCTAAAAACCCATGCTTGCATCCTGGCGATGTGCGTGTTTTGCAAGCCATTGATGTCCCGGCATTGAATCATATGGTCGATTGCGTAGTTTTTCCACAAAAAGGAGAAAGGTGAGACATTTCACATGGATTTTTCTTGTAGTTTACTTTTACTAGACTGAGCCTGATATTTTGTGACCTCAATTCATGATCTAAGTTTGACTTGCATCAAACAGATGATTATGCAGACATAggttctctgtctctctcttggTTT
The nucleotide sequence above comes from Telopea speciosissima isolate NSW1024214 ecotype Mountain lineage chromosome 3, Tspe_v1, whole genome shotgun sequence. Encoded proteins:
- the LOC122654286 gene encoding probable RNA-dependent RNA polymerase 1, with the protein product MGKTIQISGFPTDVTAEAVKEFLERYTGNGTVYALKIRIQNPRSNRRNFAFATVQFTTAGSAEIITSLVNRPLQLYYGTTYLKVWDVERDIVPRPRPSILTLEHTKLHFGCQVSGDQFYVLWSGQDVMVNFGFELRKIYFFLSYGGVEYKLELSYENIWQIQLRRPSRQNTNKFLLIQVLGVPLIYEKAVLSSAFPYEDPVLNYVKDSSNDQWDRATDFTPSCCIGQSSALCLELDYSCALLDFKEHFVYYKEDEGQFILKSGSAFSRNLDLVPIVGPPDVPELQRFPYEILFKVCYLVQNGCLAGPTLDVNFFKLVHPAFFPVKYIELALEKLYHLKECCYEPVKWLHEQYGKYRRSNRLPNSPSISLDTGLVYVRRVQITPSKVYFCGPEVNVSNRVLRNYTNYVDNFIRVSFVDEDFDQMHATDLSPRTTEERRTGIYKRILSTLRNGLVIGEKRFDFLAFSSSQLRDNSTWMFAETDDGLTAARIRDWMGDFRGIRNVAKYAARLGQSFSSSTETLTVFKHEVESIRDIELERGQIKYVFSDGIGKISADFADRVAEKCGLKGSPSAFQIRYGGYKGVVAVDPTSTMKLSLRKSMCKYESENIKLDVLAWSKYQPCFLNRQIITLLSTLGVRDHIFQEKQKQAVNELDAILTDSLRAQEALELMSPGESSNVLKEMLMCGYEPHAEPFLSVMLQTFRAAKLHELRTKTRIFLPNGRSLMGCLDETRTLEYGQVFVQVSSIGRMFGGNKLGQKKIIKETVVVAKNPCLHPGDVRVLQAIDVPALNHMVDCVVFPQKGERPHPNECSGSDLDGDIYFVSWDPSVIPPRQIQPMEYVPAKTISLDHDVMIEQVEEYFTNYIVNESLGIIANAHTVWADKEPDMAESDNCIELARLFSIAVDFPKTGVPAEIPDHLHVRVYPDFMGKPDKPTYESQKVIGKLYREIIDKASHTSFSKFTQVVAMRSYDTDMEFDGFEDYIDDAYYYKGEYDFKLGNLMDYYGIKTETEILSGSIMKMAKSFTKKRDAEAIGLAVRSLKKEARKWFNDGLGPGSPSDKAYAKASAWYHVTYHPDYWGCYNEGMKRDHYLSFPWCVYDKLIKIKKDKSSIRLSLLDIRRSLADGLRLS